A stretch of the Dioscorea cayenensis subsp. rotundata cultivar TDr96_F1 chromosome 4, TDr96_F1_v2_PseudoChromosome.rev07_lg8_w22 25.fasta, whole genome shotgun sequence genome encodes the following:
- the LOC120258320 gene encoding SAC3 family protein A isoform X1 — protein MEPTAFTSGVGHGTPPSSGYNFDPQKEMAVLGNTQIGKNDASYAPASSSLEATTATQDYYGYASYRNPTNPYAYNNTEYPNYYYGYQQSPCVSSSHQVGANQNSGAPYQPLISFQNSASSVGPTSYSGTYYNTGDHQTMAGYQSNSYNNQNNMWNDGSFGSYNAQHYPSYGASCASSSQSSSSIPGNNPHLQYQYNQWPGYYNHPASSVSAPGIESLSTNPPVHGVGGGYSYANNQPPPPGTTSWRRDSVSSAFPTIQGTPEIAGQNLNALEARAPALQTTQINQVSSYFQKPSDTNIVSDYSEDQQKTTIIQGSSLQLSSTNQISENFQPPLQTVPMMDTRRMPKIQIPTNPRITSSLLLGMPKAEKEIPMNSATPKPAYISVSVPKLNNKMPSHDDSETNIKMGTFPPSLCAYVERTFARCKDDAQRAANQELMKEMIAKSSTDGTLFTRNWDIEPLFPLHIATSDKADQNNMLSSGPVSSLPTHKRSPTKRSKSRWEPIPEEKLVEKIASVSNEPVKDANGNQISETERMVQADTRKHDPKDNGWGGLKFFASQQKNPFNKTIQRPVKKPRFGDTDLTENANASSDSDKEQGLTKYYSSAIALANSPEERKKREHRSKRFEKGRSHPVELKSCSPKVAGTGNLYPRRASGLMPVRSDNNNNQVVEDIDRDALTVRGTCQEVEKRYLRLTSAPDPASVRPEDILEKALQMVQASGKNYLYKCDQLKSIRQDLTVQRIQNELTVKVYETHARLALEAGDLPEYNQCQSQLKNLYAEGIKGSYMEFSAYHLLCMILHSNNKRDLLSTMARLSAETKENEAVKHALAVRRAVSSGNYIQFFRLYGRAPNLNTCLMGLHVEKMRFEALRCMAKSYRPTVPVSYISKVLRFSSKTPVEESPTKLADGLVECEDWLKAHGAVLIMDSNGESLIDTKVTSSSLYMPEPDDAVPHGDANLAVNDFLTRTL, from the exons ATGGAACCTACTGCATTTACTAGTGGCGTTGGTCATGGAACCCCTCCTAGTTCGGGCTACAATTTTGATCCACAAAAAGAAATGGCTGTCTTGGGAAACACCCAGATTGGAAAAAACGATGCTTCATATGCACCAGCTTCATCAAGTCTGGAGGCCACAACAGCAACTCAAGATTATTATGGTTATGCATCATATAGAAATCCTACCAATCCTTATGCATATAACAATACAGAGTATCCGAATTACTATTATGGTTATCAGCAGTCACCTTgtgtttcttcttctcatcaagTAGGGGCAAATCAAAATTCAGGTGCTCCTTATCAGCCTCTTATCTCATTTCAGAATTCAGCCTCTTCTGTGGGTCCTACAAGTTATTCTGGCACTTACTACAATACTGGTGATCATCAGACTATGGCGGGATACCAGAGCAACAGTTACAATAATCAGAACAATATGTGGAATGATGGAAGTTTTGGAAGTTACAATGCTCAGCATTACCCAAGCTATGGGGCATCTTGTGCGAGCTCAAGTCAAAGCAGTAGTAGTATACCTGGAAATAATCCTCATTTGCAGTATCAATATAATCAGTGGCCTGGTTATTATAACCATCCAGCATCCAGTGTTAGTGCTCCTGGAATTGAAAGCTTGTCAACTAATCCTCCAGTTCACGGTGTTGGTGGAGGATACTCATATGCTAACAACCAACCTCCACCACCTGGGACTACATCTTGGAGAAGAGATTCTGTCTCTTCTGCGTTTCCCACTATACAG ggGACGCCTGAAATTGCAGGACAGAATCTTAATGCACTGGAAGCCAGGGCCCCAGCATTGCAGACAACACAGATAAATCAAGTCTCATCATATTTTCAAAAGCCTTCAGATACAAATATTGTTTCAGATTACTCTGAAGATCAACAAAAAACTACTATTATACAAGGTTCCAGTTTACAACTGTCTTCAACTAatcaaatttctgaaaattttcagCCACCCTTGCAGACAGTGCCAATGATGGATACTCGTAGGATGCCCAAAATACAAATTCCAACAAATCCAAGAATTACATCAAGTTTGCTGTTGGGCATGCCCAAAGCTGAGAAGGAAATCCCTATGAATAGTGCGACACCAAAGCCAGCCTACATTAGTGTCTCAGTGCCTAAGCTTAATAACAAAATGCCCTCTCATGATGATTCTGAGACCAATATTAAG ATGGGGACATTCCCTCCTTCACTTTGTGCCTATGTGGAGAGAACGTTTGCTCGTTGCAAAGATGATGCACAAAGAGCTGCTAACCAAGAATTAATGAAGGAG ATGATCGCCAAATCATCTACTGATGGAACACTTTTCACAAGAAATTGGGATATTGAGCCTCTTTTCCCCTTGCATATTGCCACTTCGGACAAGGCTGATCAGAA CAATATGTTGAGTTCTGGTCCTGTTTCTTCTTTGCCAACACATAAAAGAAGCCCAACAAAGCGCAGTAAAAGTCGTTGGGAGCCTATTCCGGAGGAGAAGCTAGTTGAGAAAATAGCATCAGTGAGTAACGAACCCGTAAAGGATGCTAATGGGAATCAAATCTCTGAAACAGAAAGAATG GTGCAGGCTGATACCAGAAAGCATGATCCAAAGGACAATGGTTGGGgtggtttgaaattttttgcaTCTCAACAGAAGAACCCTTTTAATAAAACTATACAGAGACCTGTTAAGAAGCCACGATTTGGTGACACAGATTTAACTGAAAATGCTAATGCTTCGAGTGACAGTGACAAGGAACAAGGCTTGACCAAATATTACTCTAGTGCCATTGCACTGGCAAATTCACCTGAGGAAAGGAAAAAACGTGAACATCGATCTAAACGCTTTGAAAAGGGAAGGAGTCACCCAGTTGAGTTGAAGTCTTGCAGTCCAAAAGTTGCTGGAACTGGAAATTTGTACCCAAGACGAGCCAGTGGTTTGATGCCTGTTAGAAGTGATAACAACAATAATCAGGTGGTGGAAGATATTGACCGGGATGCACTCACGGTTAGAGGAACTTGCCAAGAAGTTGAGAAACGCTATCTTCGGCTTACATCTGCACCTGATCCAGCCAGT GTGAGGCCAGAAGATATCTTGGAGAAAGCTCTACAGATGGTTCAAGCTTCTGGAAAGAATTACCTATACAAATGTGACCAGCTTAAATCAATTCGTCAGGATCTGACAGTTCAACGAATTCAAAATGAGTTAACTGTCAAG GTGTATGAAACTCATGCAAGGCTGGCACTTGAGGCTGGGGATTTGCCCGAATATAATCAG TGTCAATCACAATTGAAAAACCTTTATGCGGAAGGAATCAAGGGGAGCTACATGGAGTTTTCTGCTTACCATTTGCTTTGTATGATTTTACACTCCAATAACAAAAGAGACCTTTTGTCAACAATGGCAAG GTTATCAGCAGAAACAAAAGAGAATGAAGCTGTTAAGCACGCCCTCGCAGTTCGCAGAGCTGTTTCGTCTGGAAACTATATTCAGTTTTTTAGGCTATATGGAAGGGCTCCAAATTTGAATACATGCCTCATGG GTCTTCATGTAGAGAAGATGAGATTTGAGGCTCTCAGATGCATGGCAAAATCATATCGCCCAACAGTCCCTGTTTCATACATCTCTAAGGTTTTGAGATTCTCTAGTAAAACACCTGTAGAAGAAAGTCCAACCAAGCTTGCTGATGGTCTAGTTGAGTGCGAAGATTGGTTAAAGGCACATGGTGCGGTTCTTATCATGGACAGTAATGGGGAATCACTGATAGACACCAAG GTGACATCATCTAGTCTTTACATGCCAGAGCCTGATGATGCCGTGCCTCATGGGGATGCAAACCTTGCAGTTAACGATTTTCTGACAAGAACATTATGA
- the LOC120258320 gene encoding SAC3 family protein A isoform X2: MAGYQSNSYNNQNNMWNDGSFGSYNAQHYPSYGASCASSSQSSSSIPGNNPHLQYQYNQWPGYYNHPASSVSAPGIESLSTNPPVHGVGGGYSYANNQPPPPGTTSWRRDSVSSAFPTIQGTPEIAGQNLNALEARAPALQTTQINQVSSYFQKPSDTNIVSDYSEDQQKTTIIQGSSLQLSSTNQISENFQPPLQTVPMMDTRRMPKIQIPTNPRITSSLLLGMPKAEKEIPMNSATPKPAYISVSVPKLNNKMPSHDDSETNIKMGTFPPSLCAYVERTFARCKDDAQRAANQELMKEMIAKSSTDGTLFTRNWDIEPLFPLHIATSDKADQNNMLSSGPVSSLPTHKRSPTKRSKSRWEPIPEEKLVEKIASVSNEPVKDANGNQISETERMVQADTRKHDPKDNGWGGLKFFASQQKNPFNKTIQRPVKKPRFGDTDLTENANASSDSDKEQGLTKYYSSAIALANSPEERKKREHRSKRFEKGRSHPVELKSCSPKVAGTGNLYPRRASGLMPVRSDNNNNQVVEDIDRDALTVRGTCQEVEKRYLRLTSAPDPASVRPEDILEKALQMVQASGKNYLYKCDQLKSIRQDLTVQRIQNELTVKVYETHARLALEAGDLPEYNQCQSQLKNLYAEGIKGSYMEFSAYHLLCMILHSNNKRDLLSTMARLSAETKENEAVKHALAVRRAVSSGNYIQFFRLYGRAPNLNTCLMGLHVEKMRFEALRCMAKSYRPTVPVSYISKVLRFSSKTPVEESPTKLADGLVECEDWLKAHGAVLIMDSNGESLIDTKVTSSSLYMPEPDDAVPHGDANLAVNDFLTRTL; encoded by the exons ATGGCGGGATACCAGAGCAACAGTTACAATAATCAGAACAATATGTGGAATGATGGAAGTTTTGGAAGTTACAATGCTCAGCATTACCCAAGCTATGGGGCATCTTGTGCGAGCTCAAGTCAAAGCAGTAGTAGTATACCTGGAAATAATCCTCATTTGCAGTATCAATATAATCAGTGGCCTGGTTATTATAACCATCCAGCATCCAGTGTTAGTGCTCCTGGAATTGAAAGCTTGTCAACTAATCCTCCAGTTCACGGTGTTGGTGGAGGATACTCATATGCTAACAACCAACCTCCACCACCTGGGACTACATCTTGGAGAAGAGATTCTGTCTCTTCTGCGTTTCCCACTATACAG ggGACGCCTGAAATTGCAGGACAGAATCTTAATGCACTGGAAGCCAGGGCCCCAGCATTGCAGACAACACAGATAAATCAAGTCTCATCATATTTTCAAAAGCCTTCAGATACAAATATTGTTTCAGATTACTCTGAAGATCAACAAAAAACTACTATTATACAAGGTTCCAGTTTACAACTGTCTTCAACTAatcaaatttctgaaaattttcagCCACCCTTGCAGACAGTGCCAATGATGGATACTCGTAGGATGCCCAAAATACAAATTCCAACAAATCCAAGAATTACATCAAGTTTGCTGTTGGGCATGCCCAAAGCTGAGAAGGAAATCCCTATGAATAGTGCGACACCAAAGCCAGCCTACATTAGTGTCTCAGTGCCTAAGCTTAATAACAAAATGCCCTCTCATGATGATTCTGAGACCAATATTAAG ATGGGGACATTCCCTCCTTCACTTTGTGCCTATGTGGAGAGAACGTTTGCTCGTTGCAAAGATGATGCACAAAGAGCTGCTAACCAAGAATTAATGAAGGAG ATGATCGCCAAATCATCTACTGATGGAACACTTTTCACAAGAAATTGGGATATTGAGCCTCTTTTCCCCTTGCATATTGCCACTTCGGACAAGGCTGATCAGAA CAATATGTTGAGTTCTGGTCCTGTTTCTTCTTTGCCAACACATAAAAGAAGCCCAACAAAGCGCAGTAAAAGTCGTTGGGAGCCTATTCCGGAGGAGAAGCTAGTTGAGAAAATAGCATCAGTGAGTAACGAACCCGTAAAGGATGCTAATGGGAATCAAATCTCTGAAACAGAAAGAATG GTGCAGGCTGATACCAGAAAGCATGATCCAAAGGACAATGGTTGGGgtggtttgaaattttttgcaTCTCAACAGAAGAACCCTTTTAATAAAACTATACAGAGACCTGTTAAGAAGCCACGATTTGGTGACACAGATTTAACTGAAAATGCTAATGCTTCGAGTGACAGTGACAAGGAACAAGGCTTGACCAAATATTACTCTAGTGCCATTGCACTGGCAAATTCACCTGAGGAAAGGAAAAAACGTGAACATCGATCTAAACGCTTTGAAAAGGGAAGGAGTCACCCAGTTGAGTTGAAGTCTTGCAGTCCAAAAGTTGCTGGAACTGGAAATTTGTACCCAAGACGAGCCAGTGGTTTGATGCCTGTTAGAAGTGATAACAACAATAATCAGGTGGTGGAAGATATTGACCGGGATGCACTCACGGTTAGAGGAACTTGCCAAGAAGTTGAGAAACGCTATCTTCGGCTTACATCTGCACCTGATCCAGCCAGT GTGAGGCCAGAAGATATCTTGGAGAAAGCTCTACAGATGGTTCAAGCTTCTGGAAAGAATTACCTATACAAATGTGACCAGCTTAAATCAATTCGTCAGGATCTGACAGTTCAACGAATTCAAAATGAGTTAACTGTCAAG GTGTATGAAACTCATGCAAGGCTGGCACTTGAGGCTGGGGATTTGCCCGAATATAATCAG TGTCAATCACAATTGAAAAACCTTTATGCGGAAGGAATCAAGGGGAGCTACATGGAGTTTTCTGCTTACCATTTGCTTTGTATGATTTTACACTCCAATAACAAAAGAGACCTTTTGTCAACAATGGCAAG GTTATCAGCAGAAACAAAAGAGAATGAAGCTGTTAAGCACGCCCTCGCAGTTCGCAGAGCTGTTTCGTCTGGAAACTATATTCAGTTTTTTAGGCTATATGGAAGGGCTCCAAATTTGAATACATGCCTCATGG GTCTTCATGTAGAGAAGATGAGATTTGAGGCTCTCAGATGCATGGCAAAATCATATCGCCCAACAGTCCCTGTTTCATACATCTCTAAGGTTTTGAGATTCTCTAGTAAAACACCTGTAGAAGAAAGTCCAACCAAGCTTGCTGATGGTCTAGTTGAGTGCGAAGATTGGTTAAAGGCACATGGTGCGGTTCTTATCATGGACAGTAATGGGGAATCACTGATAGACACCAAG GTGACATCATCTAGTCTTTACATGCCAGAGCCTGATGATGCCGTGCCTCATGGGGATGCAAACCTTGCAGTTAACGATTTTCTGACAAGAACATTATGA